AAGCTCCTCGGGGAGCTGGAACGCCTCGCCCGGCTCGCCGGCGGCGTTGAAAAAGCGTGCAGTTGCCATGGTATCCGGGCTCCCTTTACTGGCGGGTGACGTACACGACGCCGTTGATCGGCCCCGGCACGGCACCACGCACGTACAGCAGGTTGCGCTCGGCGTCGATCTTGGCGACCAGCAGGTTGCGCACGGTCTGCTGCGCGTTGCCCATGTGGCCCGGCATGCGCTTGCCCTTGATCACGCGGGACGGGTTGGTGCCCGCGCCGATGGAGCCGGGGGCGCGGTGCACGCGGGTGGCGCCGTGCGAGGCGCGTCCGCCGCCGAAGCCGTGGCGCTTGACGACGCCCTGGAAGCCGCGGCCCTTGGTGACGCCCGTCACCTTGACGCGGATGCCGCGGGCGAAGCCGTCGACGGTGACGCTTTCGCCCACCGCCGGCGCCTGGTCGAAGCGGAACTCCTTGAGCACCGCCGGGGCGGCCTCGAGGCCGGCCTTGCTGGCGTGGC
This window of the Longimicrobium sp. genome carries:
- the rplC gene encoding 50S ribosomal protein L3; the encoded protein is MSGIIGRKLGMTQIFDESGAVVPVTVIEAGPCPVVQVRTDEKDGYAAVQLGFGAKKASRATGAEKGHASKAGLEAAPAVLKEFRFDQAPAVGESVTVDGFARGIRVKVTGVTKGRGFQGVVKRHGFGGGRASHGATRVHRAPGSIGAGTNPSRVIKGKRMPGHMGNAQQTVRNLLVAKIDAERNLLYVRGAVPGPINGVVYVTRQ